The Brachyspira hyodysenteriae ATCC 27164 sequence TTTATCGCTAGCAATAATAAAAAATTATTATTTTCTATTATTGTTATGCTCTCCTACTCCTAAAGGCTTAACTTAATAAATTAAGTTAAGGGCTTCGGCTCGTTTTTATATTTCAATTCCAATATTTAAAAAATTATTATTTTACAGTATTGCAAAAAGAAAGATTTTATAATATAATATATACTTACTTATATTTTACTTTTAATGGGAGAAGCAAAAATGAAAAAAGATATACATCCTCAATATTTTGAAACAGATGTAAACTGTGCTTGCGGTGCTAACTTTAAAATTCACTCAGTACAAAAAAGTTTACACGTAGATATTTGTCATAACTGCCACCCTTTCTTTACAGGAAAACAAAAAATTCTTGATACAGCAGGAAGAGTTGATAAATTTAAAAAACGTTATGGCTTAAAAAAATAATGCATGAAAGTAAATTGTATAAAAAATAATTAGTTTAAGTTATTTATTTACTTAGACTAATTATTTTTTTATTAAGAACATATTATCTTTATTAATCAAATAAAAAATAATCTCAATCTAAATAATAATTAAATATTAGGATTCATCATGAAATTTATAATAGAAGATAGAGTATTCGAAACTCTAAACGATATGTGTGTTGCTGTGATAATTGCAAAAGGAATTAATAACCAAAATAAAATAAATGATATATCAATAATGCTTAAAGAAAGTATTTCAAATGCTGAAAAAGAATTTGAGAATATAAAGGTAAAAGAAAGCGAATATATAAAATGTTATAGAGATGCTTTTCAAAAACTAAATATCAATCCTAATAAATTCATGTGTTCTATAGAAGCATTACTCACAAGAATATCAAAAAAGAAAGGAATGCCTGAAATAAATTCTGTAGTAGATTTAGTTAATGCTGTTTCTATTAAATATAAACTTCCTATGGGTGCTCATGATTTAGATTCTATGAATAATGAAGATTTTTATATTAGATATTCTGTAGATGCTGATACATTCCTTCCATTTGGTGAAACTGAAACAGAAAAAGTTGATAATAATGAATTAGTTTATGCTGTTGCTCATGATATAAGAACTAGAAGATGGATATGGAGACAAAGCGAATATGGAAAAATTACTGAAAACTCTTCAAATATAATATTTCCTATAGATGCTTTTATAGGTATCAATGATGACAAAGCTATCAAGGCTAGAGATGAGCT is a genomic window containing:
- the rpmE gene encoding 50S ribosomal protein L31 encodes the protein MKKDIHPQYFETDVNCACGANFKIHSVQKSLHVDICHNCHPFFTGKQKILDTAGRVDKFKKRYGLKK
- a CDS encoding B3/B4 domain-containing protein — translated: MKFIIEDRVFETLNDMCVAVIIAKGINNQNKINDISIMLKESISNAEKEFENIKVKESEYIKCYRDAFQKLNINPNKFMCSIEALLTRISKKKGMPEINSVVDLVNAVSIKYKLPMGAHDLDSMNNEDFYIRYSVDADTFLPFGETETEKVDNNELVYAVAHDIRTRRWIWRQSEYGKITENSSNIIFPIDAFIGINDDKAIKARDELAELLAKFFNCDIKTGIIDSKNNYIEF